A DNA window from Deinococcus sonorensis KR-87 contains the following coding sequences:
- the hisD gene encoding histidinol dehydrogenase produces MARILKPGMNVQTKLSLQDSVQQTVRGIIADIRERGDAALADLSQRFDGWNPPTFRLSAEQIAACMAQVPEEQLSSIRFSLEQVRTFAQAQRDSVRDVEIETIPGVRLGHRVLPVNSVACYVPGGRYPMIASAIMSVATAKVAGVPRVVAVTPPKDGQPFPATVATMHLAGADEIYIMGGVQALAALALGTERIQPVDMLVGPGNAYVAEAKRQLFGQVGIDLLAGPTETLVIADDSVDAEMVATDLLGQAEHGTNSPAVLLTTSERLAGEVVTEIERQLQVLATAEVAGQAWRDYGQIVLAEDDAEMVQVADEIASEHVQVLTRDPDYFLNHLTNYGSLFLGPETNVAYGDKTIGTNHILPTGRAARYTGGLWVGKFLKTVTYQRATREASVVIGQHCSVICGVEGFAGHQRQADLRVERYRQPAPVGGAD; encoded by the coding sequence ATGGCACGCATTCTGAAACCCGGCATGAACGTTCAGACCAAGCTCAGCCTGCAGGACTCGGTGCAGCAGACGGTACGCGGCATCATCGCCGACATCCGGGAACGCGGAGACGCGGCGCTGGCGGACCTGTCGCAGCGCTTCGACGGCTGGAACCCGCCCACCTTCCGCCTGAGCGCGGAGCAGATCGCCGCCTGCATGGCCCAGGTCCCGGAAGAGCAGCTGAGCTCGATCCGCTTCAGCCTGGAGCAGGTCCGCACCTTCGCCCAGGCGCAACGCGACTCGGTCCGGGACGTGGAGATCGAGACCATTCCCGGCGTGCGGCTGGGCCACCGGGTGCTGCCGGTGAACTCGGTGGCCTGCTACGTGCCGGGCGGGCGCTATCCGATGATCGCCAGCGCCATCATGAGCGTGGCGACCGCCAAGGTGGCGGGGGTGCCGCGGGTGGTCGCCGTGACGCCGCCCAAGGACGGCCAGCCGTTCCCGGCCACGGTGGCGACCATGCATCTGGCCGGAGCGGACGAGATCTACATCATGGGCGGCGTGCAGGCGCTGGCGGCCCTGGCGCTGGGCACCGAGCGCATCCAGCCGGTCGACATGCTGGTCGGCCCCGGCAACGCCTACGTGGCCGAGGCCAAGCGCCAGCTGTTCGGACAGGTGGGCATCGACCTGCTGGCCGGCCCGACCGAGACGCTGGTGATCGCCGACGACTCGGTGGACGCCGAGATGGTGGCCACCGACTTGCTGGGCCAGGCGGAGCACGGCACGAACAGCCCGGCGGTGCTGCTGACCACCTCCGAGCGGCTGGCGGGCGAGGTCGTGACGGAAATCGAGCGGCAGCTGCAGGTGCTGGCCACCGCAGAGGTGGCGGGTCAGGCGTGGCGCGACTACGGCCAGATCGTGCTGGCCGAGGACGACGCCGAGATGGTGCAGGTGGCCGACGAGATCGCCTCCGAGCACGTGCAGGTGCTGACCCGCGACCCCGACTACTTCCTGAATCACCTGACCAACTACGGCTCGCTGTTCCTGGGGCCGGAGACCAACGTGGCCTACGGCGACAAGACCATCGGCACCAACCACATCCTGCCGACCGGCCGGGCCGCCCGCTACACCGGGGGCCTGTGGGTCGGCAAGTTCCTCAAGACCGTCACGTACCAGCGCGCCACCCGCGAGGCCAGCGTCGTCATCGGACAGCACTGCTCGGTGATCTGCGGCGTGGAGGGCTTCGCCGGCCACCAACGGCAGGCGGACCTGCGGGTGGAGCGCTACCGGCAGCCGGCGCCGGTGGGCGGAGCGGACTGA
- a CDS encoding HpcH/HpaI aldolase family protein has product MPERLEQLHARLAAGETVLNGWLHLPGGVSAEVMGQAGYDTLTVDLQHGLITDGGLVSTLQAIAATPAAALVRVPWLHPPDLMRALDAGAAGVICPMIDTPEQARTLVHACRYAPVGGRSYGPTRARLHHGAAYADRANDLTLIFAMIETAQGLENLDQILDTPGLSGIFVGPIDLSLSLTGQATVDFQAGPAAAAVAHIAHETRQRGLIAGIFTPGGPLARHAQTLGYTFVTAGSDVALLEGAARQVLDDLRGPTADRAASQTRY; this is encoded by the coding sequence ATGCCTGAGCGTCTGGAACAGCTGCATGCCCGCCTGGCGGCCGGCGAGACGGTGCTGAACGGCTGGCTGCACCTGCCGGGCGGCGTCAGCGCCGAGGTGATGGGGCAGGCCGGCTACGACACCCTGACCGTGGACCTGCAGCATGGACTGATCACCGACGGCGGGCTGGTCTCTACCCTGCAGGCCATTGCCGCCACGCCGGCCGCCGCGCTGGTGCGGGTGCCCTGGCTGCATCCACCGGACCTGATGCGCGCCCTGGACGCGGGCGCCGCCGGCGTGATCTGCCCGATGATCGACACGCCGGAGCAGGCCCGTACGCTGGTGCACGCCTGCCGCTACGCTCCGGTCGGCGGCCGGAGCTACGGCCCCACCCGGGCCCGCCTGCATCACGGCGCCGCGTACGCGGACCGGGCCAACGACCTCACGCTGATCTTCGCAATGATCGAGACCGCGCAGGGCCTGGAGAACCTGGACCAGATCCTCGACACGCCGGGCCTGAGCGGCATCTTCGTCGGCCCGATTGACCTGAGCCTCAGCCTGACCGGGCAGGCCACCGTGGATTTCCAGGCGGGACCCGCCGCCGCCGCGGTGGCGCACATCGCGCACGAGACCCGGCAGCGGGGCCTGATCGCCGGCATCTTCACCCCGGGCGGGCCGCTGGCGCGCCACGCCCAGACGCTCGGCTACACCTTCGTGACCGCCGGCTCCGACGTGGCGCTGCTGGAAGGCGCGGCGCGGCAGGTGCTGGATGACCTGCGCGGCCCGACTGCTGACCGGGCGGCGTCGCAGACCCGCTACTGA
- a CDS encoding alpha/beta fold hydrolase, whose product MPTVLLPGTLCDAALWTEVKLPAGAYVVPTIQGASLNEAARGALDGISGPLHLIGFSLGAIVAFEMLRQLPQRVARLTLLSANPRPPTPQQLITWNEQERQVRAGHFGSVVEALAGGPHGPVLAEMAHRVGPSTFLHQLALLRTRPDSRPDLARWRGALTLLAGQNDPVTPPDLALEMQRLAPQAQLKVVPHAGHYLPLDAPALISAALLEVAHA is encoded by the coding sequence GTGCCCACGGTGCTGTTGCCCGGCACGTTGTGTGACGCGGCGCTATGGACCGAGGTCAAGCTGCCGGCCGGCGCGTACGTGGTGCCGACGATCCAGGGCGCGTCCTTGAACGAGGCCGCCCGAGGCGCGCTGGACGGCATTTCCGGACCGCTCCATCTGATCGGCTTCTCGCTGGGTGCCATCGTGGCGTTCGAGATGCTGCGTCAACTCCCGCAGCGGGTGGCCCGGCTGACGCTCCTGAGCGCCAATCCTCGCCCACCGACACCGCAGCAGCTCATCACCTGGAACGAGCAGGAGCGGCAGGTGCGGGCCGGGCACTTCGGCAGCGTGGTGGAAGCGCTGGCCGGCGGACCGCATGGACCGGTGCTGGCAGAGATGGCTCACCGGGTTGGGCCCAGCACGTTTCTCCATCAACTGGCCCTGCTCCGGACCCGCCCCGACAGCCGGCCGGACTTGGCGCGGTGGCGCGGGGCGCTCACGCTGCTCGCCGGCCAGAATGATCCGGTCACGCCGCCGGACCTAGCGCTGGAGATGCAGCGGCTGGCCCCACAGGCCCAGCTGAAGGTCGTCCCGCACGCCGGACATTACCTGCCGCTGGACGCCCCGGCGCTCATTTCGGCGGCGCTGCTGGAGGTGGCGCATGCCTGA
- a CDS encoding cupin domain-containing protein, whose translation MTKAPDARPTPPAEDLGVMTGNVVRFRDLKSRPIPLMFIDSVLPGHQRHNYAVIGDTASENDAYAPFITSPHGFQIGMVRARQGNGPAYHTHDYIESFLPLRGRWRFYWGESADRVDGETILEEFDYITLPAQLWRGFECIDEGESWIFAVLEKHEAYEGKDPYWAPEVIRQAREYGFEADDSGKMIKPANFAEVEEQLLHQFGDE comes from the coding sequence ATGACCAAGGCCCCTGACGCTCGACCGACCCCCCCCGCCGAAGACCTTGGCGTCATGACCGGCAATGTGGTGCGCTTCCGGGACCTGAAGTCCCGTCCGATTCCCCTGATGTTCATCGACAGCGTCCTGCCGGGCCACCAGCGGCACAACTACGCGGTAATCGGAGACACCGCCAGCGAGAACGATGCCTACGCGCCGTTCATTACCTCGCCGCACGGCTTCCAGATAGGGATGGTGCGGGCGCGGCAGGGCAACGGTCCGGCGTACCACACCCACGACTACATCGAGTCGTTCCTGCCGCTGCGCGGGCGCTGGCGCTTCTACTGGGGCGAGTCTGCCGACCGGGTGGACGGCGAGACCATCCTGGAGGAATTCGATTACATCACCCTGCCCGCTCAGCTGTGGCGCGGCTTCGAATGCATCGATGAGGGCGAGAGCTGGATCTTCGCTGTGTTGGAGAAGCACGAAGCCTATGAAGGCAAGGACCCCTACTGGGCGCCGGAGGTCATCCGTCAGGCGCGCGAGTACGGGTTCGAGGCGGACGACAGCGGCAAGATGATCAAGCCCGCCAACTTTGCCGAGGTTGAAGAGCAACTGCTGCACCAGTTCGGAGACGAGTAA
- a CDS encoding ABC transporter substrate-binding protein produces the protein MQKAGKAGKQRLGLSLGLVGVLAVGIVPSMGSAQGNVAYGLKAGKPYNGTKLKFLICCLGAGQFAQLSKLTGEGGEFQQLTGISVQWENTPYEALQQKELVEATTGSTYDVVSWVDAWGEAIKPYLVPLNSRIQADKVNLKDYPSAYIQAATDSSGNIIGMPFRGHPLVMFYRKDVFDALKLPVPRTWQAVVKTAQTIQQKKPGMVGLSTMYGVNAGQNLFNWVSMLWGNGGDILDKGNHPIFNNAKGLQATQFYIDILRKDKVTPAAATTYGEPESSTQILQGKAAMWVGWWWYWSKFADPKQVSADVLNNVGFAPAPGWAGGTTQNYGLVWPVGIFKNSKNQDAAWEFIKYVSNTDVQKKVAANRSDPALADNTIVTFSGMNDPKVNAANGGIPKVGGQALKTARTLPQVRSWAEIQSVLEVGINQMATGADVKSTLDRMARDVDAIQKRAGYYK, from the coding sequence ATGCAGAAAGCAGGCAAGGCAGGGAAGCAGCGGTTGGGACTGTCTCTGGGTCTCGTGGGCGTGCTGGCGGTGGGCATCGTGCCCTCGATGGGCAGCGCCCAGGGCAACGTGGCCTACGGCCTCAAGGCGGGCAAGCCCTACAACGGCACCAAACTCAAGTTCCTGATTTGTTGCCTGGGAGCCGGGCAGTTCGCGCAGCTCAGCAAGCTGACCGGCGAGGGCGGCGAGTTCCAGCAGCTCACCGGCATCTCGGTGCAGTGGGAGAACACGCCCTATGAGGCGCTGCAGCAGAAGGAACTGGTGGAGGCCACCACCGGCAGCACCTACGACGTGGTGTCGTGGGTGGACGCCTGGGGCGAGGCGATCAAGCCGTATCTGGTGCCGCTCAACAGCCGTATTCAGGCGGACAAGGTCAACCTCAAGGACTACCCCAGCGCCTACATCCAGGCGGCCACCGACAGCAGCGGCAACATCATCGGCATGCCGTTCCGTGGTCACCCGCTGGTGATGTTCTACCGCAAGGACGTGTTCGACGCGCTGAAGCTGCCGGTCCCGCGGACCTGGCAGGCGGTGGTCAAGACCGCCCAGACGATCCAGCAGAAAAAGCCCGGCATGGTGGGCCTCTCGACCATGTACGGCGTGAACGCCGGGCAGAACCTGTTCAACTGGGTCAGCATGCTGTGGGGCAACGGCGGCGACATCCTGGACAAGGGCAACCACCCGATCTTCAACAACGCCAAGGGGCTGCAGGCCACCCAGTTCTACATCGACATCCTGCGCAAGGACAAGGTGACGCCCGCCGCCGCGACCACCTACGGCGAGCCCGAGTCGTCCACCCAGATCCTGCAGGGCAAGGCCGCAATGTGGGTCGGCTGGTGGTGGTACTGGTCCAAATTCGCCGATCCCAAGCAGGTGTCGGCCGACGTGCTGAACAACGTGGGCTTCGCGCCCGCGCCCGGCTGGGCCGGCGGCACCACCCAGAACTACGGCCTGGTATGGCCGGTGGGCATCTTCAAGAACTCCAAGAACCAGGACGCGGCCTGGGAGTTCATCAAGTACGTCAGCAACACCGACGTGCAGAAGAAGGTGGCCGCCAACCGCAGCGACCCGGCGCTGGCCGACAACACCATCGTGACCTTCTCGGGCATGAACGACCCGAAGGTCAACGCGGCCAACGGCGGCATCCCCAAGGTGGGCGGCCAGGCGCTCAAGACCGCCCGCACGCTGCCGCAGGTGCGCTCCTGGGCCGAGATTCAGAGCGTGCTGGAGGTCGGCATCAACCAGATGGCCACCGGCGCGGACGTCAAGTCCACCCTCGACCGGATGGCCCGGGACGTGGACGCCATTCAGAAGCGGGCCGGCTACTACAAGTAA
- a CDS encoding carbohydrate ABC transporter permease: MKAGQLRSGGLRWMLLGPALVVILATVVSPLVSSFITSFRDWRLIYSPTPGAFVGMDNYTRALSDAGFLNSLRVSGLYMLMSVTMTLLIGLGIALLLAKPTRLNVFARTLLIFPFAVAPVLKGYSWRFMLNPDYGVYAKMLGAVIPPLKGYLWLGHEFSALLSIVMSEVWGWAPLFALMFIGALGSIPGETTEAAKVDGATSVQIFFRITLPLLAPVIYIVALLKIISAFKMFDQVAIMTGGGPGNSTQTLYYYVYQVAFRNLDMGYASAVSYILVAIMALLAFLYVRVLLREH, from the coding sequence GTGAAGGCCGGACAACTCAGAAGCGGCGGCCTGCGCTGGATGCTGCTCGGCCCCGCGCTGGTGGTGATCCTGGCGACGGTGGTGTCGCCGCTGGTGTCGTCCTTCATCACCTCGTTCCGCGACTGGCGGCTGATCTACTCCCCGACCCCCGGCGCGTTCGTGGGCATGGACAACTACACCCGCGCCCTCAGCGACGCCGGCTTTCTCAACAGCCTGCGCGTCAGCGGGCTGTACATGCTGATGTCGGTGACGATGACGCTGCTGATCGGGCTGGGCATCGCCCTGCTGCTGGCCAAGCCGACCCGCCTGAACGTGTTCGCGCGCACGCTGCTGATCTTTCCCTTCGCGGTGGCGCCGGTGCTGAAAGGCTACAGCTGGCGCTTCATGCTCAACCCCGACTACGGCGTGTACGCCAAGATGCTCGGCGCGGTGATTCCGCCGCTCAAGGGGTACCTGTGGCTGGGCCACGAGTTCAGCGCGCTGCTGTCCATCGTGATGTCGGAGGTGTGGGGCTGGGCGCCGCTGTTCGCGCTGATGTTCATCGGGGCGCTGGGGTCTATTCCCGGCGAGACCACCGAGGCTGCCAAGGTGGACGGCGCCACGTCGGTGCAGATCTTCTTCCGCATCACCCTGCCGCTGCTGGCCCCGGTGATCTACATCGTGGCGTTGCTGAAGATCATCTCGGCCTTCAAGATGTTCGACCAGGTGGCGATCATGACCGGCGGCGGCCCCGGAAACTCCACCCAGACGCTGTACTACTACGTGTACCAGGTGGCCTTCCGCAACCTCGACATGGGGTACGCCTCGGCCGTGTCGTACATCCTGGTGGCGATCATGGCGCTGCTGGCGTTCCTGTACGTCCGCGTGCTGCTGAGGGAGCACTGA
- a CDS encoding carbohydrate ABC transporter permease, translating into MLFPLAWMVLAAFKTEVDVFSTRLLFKPTLDNFRAIFSDPILLGSHIWVSALVSFLTVAITVPLGAAAAYVLSRHRFRGRESLSLIILITQFIPAVVVAIPFFTLFRSAGLIDTPIALVIIYLSFTLPYAIWMLRGFFDALPVEVEEASFIDGCNEFQTLRHVTVPLVMPGILVSAVFAFISAWNEFFFALILTRQNSLTLPIAIQSISGPRGPEWQQLAAAGLLVMVPIMVMSLFIRKYFVEGITVGAIK; encoded by the coding sequence GTGCTGTTCCCGCTGGCCTGGATGGTGCTGGCGGCCTTCAAGACTGAGGTGGACGTGTTCTCCACCCGGCTGCTGTTTAAGCCGACCCTCGACAACTTCCGCGCGATCTTCTCGGACCCGATCCTGCTGGGGTCGCACATCTGGGTGAGCGCGCTGGTGTCGTTCCTGACGGTGGCCATCACCGTGCCCCTCGGCGCGGCCGCCGCCTACGTGCTGTCGCGGCACCGCTTCCGGGGGCGCGAGTCGCTGTCGCTGATCATCCTGATCACCCAGTTCATTCCGGCGGTGGTGGTGGCAATTCCCTTCTTCACACTGTTCCGCTCGGCGGGCCTGATCGACACGCCCATCGCGCTCGTCATCATCTACCTCTCGTTCACGCTGCCGTACGCCATCTGGATGCTGCGCGGCTTCTTCGACGCGCTGCCGGTGGAGGTGGAGGAGGCGTCGTTCATCGACGGCTGCAACGAGTTCCAGACGCTGCGGCACGTGACGGTGCCGCTGGTGATGCCGGGCATCCTGGTGTCGGCGGTGTTCGCGTTCATCTCCGCCTGGAACGAGTTCTTCTTCGCCCTGATCCTGACCCGCCAGAACTCGCTGACCCTCCCGATCGCCATTCAGAGCATCTCCGGCCCGCGCGGCCCCGAGTGGCAGCAGCTGGCAGCCGCCGGCCTGCTGGTGATGGTCCCGATCATGGTGATGTCGCTGTTCATCCGCAAGTACTTCGTCGAGGGCATCACCGTCGGGGCCATCAAGTAG
- a CDS encoding ester cyclase, with product MDNTTDLPATTPPVFDFADRPDYSEFVLASGSGRRQPLAGFDPDYTDIVDYIVRCTHKIWEEKAIGLIYTHYAHNVLVHYSSGIMYGREAMVVNTIQRIAMYAERRAFADDVIWSGNDQDGFYSSHRVSSVGTHTGYSEYGPPSGRKIHRWGIADCFVRENRIVEEWLASDTLTELRQMGYDPLALARQAVLPTTPHTHGEIDRLPTGQQAPAFLDVPDANEDPQGFIRAVLGNLWNARLVNMVREHYAPGHVAFVPDSRKLYGHGDYENFVITLMASFPDLAVQVDHQCVQGDERRGYRVATRCTFQGTHEGYGPYGAPTGRRIFLIVISHHIIRGGKIVQEWTIFDEFALLKQLHGQLGAGA from the coding sequence ATGGACAACACCACCGACCTGCCCGCCACCACCCCGCCCGTCTTTGACTTTGCGGACCGGCCCGACTACTCAGAGTTCGTGCTGGCCTCGGGAAGTGGCCGCCGCCAGCCGCTGGCCGGCTTCGACCCTGATTACACCGACATTGTGGACTACATCGTCCGCTGCACCCACAAGATCTGGGAGGAAAAGGCCATCGGCCTGATCTACACCCACTACGCCCACAACGTGCTGGTGCACTACTCGAGCGGCATCATGTACGGCCGGGAAGCGATGGTGGTCAACACCATCCAGCGCATCGCCATGTACGCCGAGCGCCGGGCGTTTGCCGACGATGTGATCTGGAGCGGCAACGATCAGGACGGCTTCTACAGCTCCCACCGGGTCTCGAGCGTGGGCACCCACACCGGCTACAGCGAGTACGGCCCGCCCAGCGGGCGCAAAATTCACCGCTGGGGCATCGCCGACTGCTTTGTGCGCGAGAACCGCATCGTGGAGGAGTGGCTGGCCTCCGACACCCTGACCGAGCTGCGGCAGATGGGGTACGACCCGCTGGCCCTGGCGCGGCAGGCGGTGCTGCCAACGACGCCGCACACCCACGGCGAGATTGACCGCCTGCCCACCGGTCAGCAGGCCCCCGCCTTCCTCGACGTGCCAGACGCCAACGAGGACCCGCAGGGTTTCATCCGGGCGGTGCTCGGTAACCTGTGGAACGCGCGGCTGGTGAACATGGTGCGCGAGCACTATGCACCCGGTCATGTGGCCTTCGTGCCCGATTCACGCAAGCTGTACGGGCATGGCGATTACGAGAACTTCGTGATCACCCTGATGGCCAGCTTCCCCGACCTCGCCGTCCAGGTGGACCATCAGTGCGTGCAGGGCGACGAGCGGCGCGGCTACCGGGTCGCCACCCGCTGCACCTTCCAGGGCACGCATGAGGGCTACGGCCCGTACGGCGCGCCCACCGGGCGGCGGATTTTCCTGATCGTGATCAGCCACCACATCATCCGGGGCGGCAAGATCGTGCAGGAGTGGACCATCTTTGATGAGTTCGCGCTGCTGAAGCAACTGCACGGTCAGCTGGGGGCCGGCGCGTGA
- a CDS encoding ester cyclase, which produces MTHPEPQHPVFDFADRPDYSEFALASGSGRRQPLAGFDPDYTDIVDYIVRCTHKIWEEKAIGLIYTHYSHNAIVHTSSGTIYGRETVVRNTVQNQAMWGDLRAYADDVIWSGNDQQGFYTSHRHANTATQSGYTEFGPPTGRKISYWGIADCFIVQNKIVEEWLTHDGITVVRQMGYDPVSLARQAVLPATPHTHGEIDRLPTGQQAPAFLDVPDAQEDPQGFVAALMQNLWNARLVNMVREHYAPGHVAFVPDSRKLYGHGDYENFVITLMGSFPDLAVTIGHQCVQGSAERGYRVATRFILQGTHEGYGPYGAPTGRRMFLIGISHHVIKAGQVVQEWTLFDEFVLLKQLYGQLGGVGG; this is translated from the coding sequence GTGACGCACCCGGAACCGCAGCACCCCGTCTTCGACTTTGCAGACCGGCCCGACTACTCGGAGTTCGCGCTGGCCTCAGGAAGTGGCCGCCGACAGCCGCTGGCCGGCTTCGACCCTGACTACACCGACATCGTGGACTACATCGTCCGCTGCACCCACAAGATCTGGGAAGAGAAGGCCATCGGCCTGATCTACACCCACTACAGCCACAACGCCATCGTTCATACCTCCAGCGGGACCATCTACGGCCGCGAGACGGTGGTGCGCAATACCGTGCAGAACCAGGCGATGTGGGGCGACCTGCGCGCCTACGCCGACGACGTGATCTGGAGCGGCAACGATCAGCAGGGCTTCTACACCTCGCACCGGCATGCGAACACCGCCACCCAGAGCGGCTACACCGAGTTCGGGCCGCCGACCGGGCGCAAGATTTCGTACTGGGGCATCGCCGACTGCTTCATCGTGCAGAACAAGATCGTGGAGGAGTGGCTCACCCACGACGGCATCACGGTGGTGCGGCAGATGGGCTACGACCCGGTGAGTCTGGCGCGGCAGGCGGTGCTGCCGGCCACGCCGCACACCCACGGCGAGATTGACCGCCTGCCCACCGGTCAACAGGCCCCCGCCTTCCTTGACGTGCCTGATGCCCAGGAGGACCCGCAGGGCTTCGTGGCCGCCCTGATGCAGAACCTGTGGAACGCGCGACTGGTGAACATGGTGCGCGAGCACTATGCACCCGGTCACGTGGCCTTCGTGCCCGACTCGCGCAAGCTCTACGGGCACGGCGACTACGAGAACTTCGTCATTACCCTGATGGGCAGCTTCCCGGACCTCGCCGTCACCATCGGGCACCAGTGCGTGCAGGGCAGCGCCGAGCGCGGCTACCGGGTCGCCACCCGCTTCATCCTGCAGGGCACGCACGAGGGCTACGGTCCGTATGGTGCGCCCACCGGTCGGCGGATGTTCCTGATCGGCATCAGCCACCACGTGATCAAAGCCGGTCAGGTGGTGCAGGAATGGACCCTCTTTGACGAGTTCGTGCTGCTGAAGCAGCTGTACGGCCAGCTTGGAGGCGTGGGTGGCTGA
- a CDS encoding ester cyclase, with amino-acid sequence MAEAVRPEPDVAGEVLRRTHQLWDDRAVGLIYTQYAHNVQIHQDVADQIGQEAVVTDAIRTLAAFPDLRLVGHEVIWSGNAQDGVHSSHRAVWCGHHLGHGRYGPPTGGRIHCRVITQQDMRGGRVVQEWRVRDELAVIRQLGLDGWALARSMAEADGVHTAGFGELARGHGQRPPPTTLDGDPADPEALPGLLYGLVWNGRMFNLLRTYYADDAVIWVPGHRRLATLQARMHYVLQLLAAFSDGAMQLEQVTWTGTEPLGFRIAARWTFQGTHDGPGLYGAPTGRRVRVMGISHFEVRGGRIVRESMLWNEFALLVQLSRPG; translated from the coding sequence GTGGCTGAAGCGGTCCGGCCGGAACCAGACGTCGCCGGAGAGGTGCTGCGCCGGACCCACCAGCTGTGGGACGACCGGGCCGTCGGGCTGATCTACACCCAGTATGCCCACAACGTTCAGATTCACCAGGACGTCGCCGACCAGATTGGGCAGGAGGCCGTGGTGACGGACGCCATCCGCACCCTGGCGGCCTTTCCGGACCTGCGCCTCGTCGGCCATGAGGTGATCTGGAGCGGCAACGCGCAGGACGGCGTGCACAGCTCTCACCGGGCCGTTTGGTGCGGCCACCACCTGGGCCACGGCCGGTACGGCCCGCCCACCGGGGGCCGCATTCACTGCCGTGTGATCACCCAGCAGGACATGCGGGGTGGTCGCGTGGTGCAGGAATGGCGGGTGCGCGACGAGCTGGCCGTGATCCGGCAGCTGGGCCTGGACGGGTGGGCCCTGGCCCGCAGTATGGCCGAAGCGGATGGGGTTCACACGGCCGGGTTCGGTGAGCTGGCGCGCGGCCACGGCCAGCGGCCCCCGCCGACCACCCTGGACGGCGACCCGGCGGACCCGGAGGCGCTTCCCGGCCTGTTGTACGGCCTGGTCTGGAACGGCCGCATGTTCAACCTGCTGCGGACGTATTACGCCGACGACGCAGTGATCTGGGTGCCCGGACACCGCCGGCTGGCGACGCTCCAGGCGCGGATGCACTACGTCCTGCAGCTTCTGGCCGCCTTCTCGGACGGCGCCATGCAGCTAGAGCAGGTGACCTGGACCGGCACGGAGCCATTGGGCTTCCGGATCGCGGCCCGCTGGACCTTCCAGGGCACCCATGACGGCCCCGGCCTGTACGGGGCGCCCACCGGCCGCCGGGTACGCGTGATGGGCATCAGCCACTTCGAGGTCCGGGGAGGCCGGATCGTGCGCGAGAGCATGCTCTGGAACGAGTTCGCGCTCCTCGTCCAGCTGTCCCGGCCCGGCTAG